From the Lathyrus oleraceus cultivar Zhongwan6 chromosome 4, CAAS_Psat_ZW6_1.0, whole genome shotgun sequence genome, one window contains:
- the LOC127138595 gene encoding uncharacterized protein LOC127138595 isoform X2: MPANPSGIKGISTLFSFTPRQVLLSNRTMKNGAENGTVKSEQKGKLILHQSIALYLEHSGFSKTLKKFLSEAKIEKDNTEGSTVDLEELCRRYLETREDAKEDINDQKEQGLPSKNEVEKSKGKKKKKSNLVSESVLNNVEENQLESPTVVTENKVKDDLSTDAKVDNGAETEKRAKHKLKRNKKSNIEEDAKEQIAVTENKEKEELPVDAKVENGTETEKKSKHKKKKKDKSKSEGDAKEQIGDPDATVSEKENFKASNEEATPEEKKDSKKRKRPNSKENGEEDTEIKEDEETKRRKIEDLKEPQGGEQSVKTDGHYENGTEKSSEQKSQKKKNKESVEKKPVKAAFQRVQVDKLDFVDERLQDNSYWAKGGAESGYGAKAEEILGQVRGRDFRHEKTKKKRGTYRGGVIDLDSHSVKFNYSDEE; encoded by the exons ATGCCTGCAAATCCATCAGGCATCAAAGGAATTTCAACCCTCTTCTCTTTCACCCCTCGCCAAGTTCTGTTAAGCAACCGCACCATGAAGAACGGCGCAGAGAACGGAACCGTGAAATCGGAACAAAAGGGGAAGCTTATTCTTCATCAATCGATTGCTCTTTACTTGGAGCATTCTGGATTCTCCAAAACCCTGAAGAAGTTTCTCTCTGAAGCGAAAATCGAG AAAGATAATACAGAGGGTTCAACAGTTGATCTAGAAGAATTGTGCCGCAGATATTTAGAAACACG CGAGGATGCTAAGGAAGATATTAATGATCAAAAGGAGCAAG GTTTGCCCTCCAAAAATGAAGTGGAAAAGTCTAagggaaaaaagaaaaagaaaagcaacTTAGTTTCTGAATCTGTTCTTAATAATGTGGAAGAGAACCAATTGGAGTCACCGACTGTGGTTACAGAAAATAAAGTTAAGGATGATTTATCCACAGATGCCAAAGTTGATAATGGTGCTGAGACAGAGAAGCGAGCCAAACATAAGTTGAAAAGGAACAAAAAGTCCAATATTGAAGAGGATGCAAAAGAGCAGATTGCAGTTACAGAAAATAAAGAGAAGGAAGAGTTACCTGTAGATGCCAAAGTTGAAAATGGTACCGAGACAGAGAAGAAGTCCaaacataaaaagaaaaagaaagatAAGTCAAAAAGTGAAGGGGATGCAAAAGAGCAGATTGGAGATCCTGATGCAACTGTTTCAGAAAAAGAGAATTTCAAAGCATCAAATGAAGAAGCAACACCTGAGGAGAAGAAAGAttctaagaaaagaaaaagaCCAAATTCTAAAGAAAATGGTGAAGAAGATACTGAAATAAAGGAAGATGAAGAAACCAAACGCAGAAAAATAGAAGATTTGAAAGAACCACAGGGAGGAGAGCAATCAGTAAAAACAGATGGGCATTATGAGAATGGGACAGAGAAATCTTCTGAGCAAAAGTctcagaagaaaaaaaacaaggAGTCAGTTGAG AAAAAACCAGTGAAGGCAGCATTTCAACGAGTACAAGTTGACAAGTTAGACTTTGTTGACGAGAGGCTTCAGGATAACTCTTATTGGGCAAAG GGTGGTGCTGAGAGTGGTTATGGTGCAAAAGCAGAAGAAATTCTTGGCCAAGTCAGAGGAAG GGATTTTCGTCATGAGAAGACCAAGAAGAAACGTGGGACATATAGGGGAGGAGTTATTGATTTAGACTCCCACTCAGTTAAGTTTAATTATTCAGATGAGGAGTGA
- the LOC127138595 gene encoding uncharacterized protein LOC127138595 isoform X1 codes for MPANPSGIKGISTLFSFTPRQVLLSNRTMKNGAENGTVKSEQKGKLILHQSIALYLEHSGFSKTLKKFLSEAKIEKDNTEGSTVDLEELCRRYLETREDAKEDINDQKEQVSGLPSKNEVEKSKGKKKKKSNLVSESVLNNVEENQLESPTVVTENKVKDDLSTDAKVDNGAETEKRAKHKLKRNKKSNIEEDAKEQIAVTENKEKEELPVDAKVENGTETEKKSKHKKKKKDKSKSEGDAKEQIGDPDATVSEKENFKASNEEATPEEKKDSKKRKRPNSKENGEEDTEIKEDEETKRRKIEDLKEPQGGEQSVKTDGHYENGTEKSSEQKSQKKKNKESVEKKPVKAAFQRVQVDKLDFVDERLQDNSYWAKGGAESGYGAKAEEILGQVRGRDFRHEKTKKKRGTYRGGVIDLDSHSVKFNYSDEE; via the exons ATGCCTGCAAATCCATCAGGCATCAAAGGAATTTCAACCCTCTTCTCTTTCACCCCTCGCCAAGTTCTGTTAAGCAACCGCACCATGAAGAACGGCGCAGAGAACGGAACCGTGAAATCGGAACAAAAGGGGAAGCTTATTCTTCATCAATCGATTGCTCTTTACTTGGAGCATTCTGGATTCTCCAAAACCCTGAAGAAGTTTCTCTCTGAAGCGAAAATCGAG AAAGATAATACAGAGGGTTCAACAGTTGATCTAGAAGAATTGTGCCGCAGATATTTAGAAACACG CGAGGATGCTAAGGAAGATATTAATGATCAAAAGGAGCAAG TTTCAGGTTTGCCCTCCAAAAATGAAGTGGAAAAGTCTAagggaaaaaagaaaaagaaaagcaacTTAGTTTCTGAATCTGTTCTTAATAATGTGGAAGAGAACCAATTGGAGTCACCGACTGTGGTTACAGAAAATAAAGTTAAGGATGATTTATCCACAGATGCCAAAGTTGATAATGGTGCTGAGACAGAGAAGCGAGCCAAACATAAGTTGAAAAGGAACAAAAAGTCCAATATTGAAGAGGATGCAAAAGAGCAGATTGCAGTTACAGAAAATAAAGAGAAGGAAGAGTTACCTGTAGATGCCAAAGTTGAAAATGGTACCGAGACAGAGAAGAAGTCCaaacataaaaagaaaaagaaagatAAGTCAAAAAGTGAAGGGGATGCAAAAGAGCAGATTGGAGATCCTGATGCAACTGTTTCAGAAAAAGAGAATTTCAAAGCATCAAATGAAGAAGCAACACCTGAGGAGAAGAAAGAttctaagaaaagaaaaagaCCAAATTCTAAAGAAAATGGTGAAGAAGATACTGAAATAAAGGAAGATGAAGAAACCAAACGCAGAAAAATAGAAGATTTGAAAGAACCACAGGGAGGAGAGCAATCAGTAAAAACAGATGGGCATTATGAGAATGGGACAGAGAAATCTTCTGAGCAAAAGTctcagaagaaaaaaaacaaggAGTCAGTTGAG AAAAAACCAGTGAAGGCAGCATTTCAACGAGTACAAGTTGACAAGTTAGACTTTGTTGACGAGAGGCTTCAGGATAACTCTTATTGGGCAAAG GGTGGTGCTGAGAGTGGTTATGGTGCAAAAGCAGAAGAAATTCTTGGCCAAGTCAGAGGAAG GGATTTTCGTCATGAGAAGACCAAGAAGAAACGTGGGACATATAGGGGAGGAGTTATTGATTTAGACTCCCACTCAGTTAAGTTTAATTATTCAGATGAGGAGTGA